A genomic stretch from Aquila chrysaetos chrysaetos chromosome 1, bAquChr1.4, whole genome shotgun sequence includes:
- the LCORL gene encoding ligand-dependent nuclear receptor corepressor-like protein isoform X1 — translation MEKGTDRMAAAAPAPPAAAAASQCRSPRCTAERRGVRRELDSWRHRLMHCVGFESILEGLYGPRLRRDLSLFEDCEPEELTDWSMDEKCSFCNLHKETVSDRASVIGSSQSTPTEELSSQGQSNTDKIECQAENYLNALFRKKDLPQNCDPNIPLVAQELMKKMIRQFAIEYISKSSKIQENRNGSSFEPSLICKSIQMNQTENSLQEEQDSPLDLTVNRTQEQNTQQGDGVLDLSTKKSARLEEPKYDPLCSENSVSGSSSTADANSEETANLEKGKSTLNKVLESFCSYHWQQTLAMLKFLIQDENVPIVCGCKQTHLVHSETPSSLTEEDVHISFCNCNGHMLTKRCCLQNQRPNTCLPPLSVCIKDFHSLSCQAVAIGCIKTMVNKACSSHKYCAEQLQNCNRHSVKAAACTYSTKDSDLLNSIKNSNRSRSPSPPPLSPVQSKEFESSEGSVIDFPTLDNNKLEISISQPPSLLPAEGSKGEFEYEGKTCRGKETEYSDGTLLSIDQESNNYYINSEKAEKGEHSAIFQDLMDRINEKLKSIDTTDIATNLVKLSSSDRAPENDVKLGDFITSLLHSAKASDYSFMELLRQHDKQMENKIIQTRFRKRQETLFAMYNSPDSPLIRRQSLQIKRELASLDETLVRKKSISERNAKKSTKKIDKIYPNKRHSFTVIEDEALQHLESNPCMNCQTKPMCFPVHQTESFKLPLPNFQTSSGFLVLSENSAIAASQAKLAKTQGDFATLRETDQIPLKDESNGIMGRTKRNIVPPGWYSVYVTNNIVFRKSSNAKKSLESLEKMKINKDVHAERCSDINISKIVRDTNLQVVVERLEDTINLARKTNNSLLDSYKISQKLKNNAYEQVMNPAARRGLPFTLSEMGFTGQSFLPHSHVPSSSKIKTLCVTTNRQEMVIDQEITDSLLKSLTFDSSNSTSNNADLHTTFEAGEFSSPLNYSSPIKLMFVSEVNSNEGVKYTLTSAAASSKGSADICLFQGHANTSLDKQAAGDLSHAICIKDCDYSENDTKEESGCVYAEAITSSCLVGQTNLNDLKQNDEVVEKSTSSSESVLKRKPGRPKKIGPQVVKQVKRPIGRPPKPKIDMTESTEPRPELSSDGKSTKSDAAVTEEVNSKKNITVTVVFGRSRRTKRHVSEGNRNVISILPTQHIDSTFANDHSKARHNAETENALTEIVKALQNSSTENEVSGYDYVRPIKSNLASPHPCSNIIRPIKKPLTTIRKPGRPAKVKISGISVTVNRVSPQERKVSISNCLPPLQQQNVLEKNIPQERKNQLCNNMGQVKSTQKDSREDGSNNVITTVSRKREIPLRHSARDRKPSLHFLHSLASSSAFTCRSALLHKSYKLHLRKAKDRKEKHRQSNRSTASKDTSELRNSGNAKKDLKEGELGPINEVSSDPIFSSNPSLRWWATSTSSDTLLEELNNRFEQITNTWLRVGGNEFDKCVCEKRDPVEQDCNTEMSNPLDSCLIELETSPIKMLFQKKCNMNELCTWFMQTTETQSLSLVRKANARNPLEVVSTREIKMETKQADLSTCPFRKHFKKFALSSPSKPAGKLQILHNMVRSPVLSMKSNFTLARLKRNEFKKLQRDRWGQTKKLYNQAPGGWKSKKKNLQFFCQSQLFKSTSGETSDEMPKLQEKNTVEIQPTQTLVESQSSLLPTENEARDAFVQQMMGSSDFNPHPGLANILKSHAETSGTICCQQNVRKEQSQDKLFQNTWKAKTFKDCRIFLRKINHIEQHNSFKLNNVIYSPEAVESKSTQAYMEEKRHPLLRSHSTKQNALKKQENEMETSKGSNSSKVTERLDDQFHSRKFISDVNHDDNPAGNSEVLIRINKRKSPQWETTDTNIRKRHKRQSCSSGQMATYYPKYQVGKFLFPPSS, via the exons aTCTTCCTCAGAACTGTGATCCTAACATTCCCCTAGTTGCTCaggaattaatgaaaaaaatgatcCGTCAGTTTGCAATTGAGTACATTTCAAAAAGTAGCAAAATTCAAGAGAACAGAAATGGTTCATCGTTTGAACCAAGTCTGATATGTAAAAGTATCCAAATGAACCAAACGGAAAACTCCCTTCAGGAAGAACAGGATAGCCCTCTAGACCTCACTGTGAATCGAACTCAAGAACAGAATACTCAGCAAG GGGATGGAGTGCTAGATCTCTCTACAAAGAAAAGCGCAAGGTTGGAAGAACCAAAATATGATCCATTGTGTTCTGAAAACTCAGTGTCTGG ttcaagCTCAACAGCTGATGCAAATTCAGAGGAAACAGCTaatttggaaaaaggaaaatcaacaTTAAACAAAGTTTTGGAGTCTTTTTGTTCATATCACTGGCAACAGACTTTGGCtatgttaaaatttttaatacaaGATGAAAATGTTCCTATAGTTTGCGGTTGTAAGCAAACACATTTGGTCCACTCTGAAACTCCCAGTTCCCTTACTGAAGAGGATgttcacatttcattttgcaattgCAATGGACATATGCTGACAAAAAGGTGCTGTTTACAAAATCAAAGACCAAACACTTGTTTACCACCTCTGTCTGTTTGTATTAAAGATTTCCATTCTTTGTCATGCCAAGCTGTAGCAATTGGATGTATTAAGACAATGGTGAACAAAGCATGTAGTTCTCATAAGTATTGTGCTGAACAATTGCAAAATTGTAACAGGCAttctgtgaaagcagcagcatgtaCATATTCAACTAAGGACTCTGATCTCTtgaacagcattaaaaattcGAATAGATCTCGCAGCCCATCACCGCCTCCGCTATCACCTGTACAGAGTAAAGAATTTGAATCATCAGAAGGATCAGTTATAGATTTTCCAACTTTAGACAATAACAAGCTTGAAATATCCATCAGCCAGCCTCCGTCCCTCTTGCCAGCTGAAGGAAGCAAAGGAGAATTTGAATATGAAGGTAAAacatgcagaggaaaagagaccGAATATTCAGATGGAACGTTGCTATCAATAGACCAAGAAAGCAACAATTATTATATAAATTCTGAGAAGGCTGAGAAAGGTGAACATTCTGCCATTTTTCAAGATTTAATGGACCGTattaatgaaaagttaaaatcaaTAGACACTACAGATATAGCAACAAATCTTGTAAAACTTTCTAGCAGTGACAGGGCACCAGAAAATGATGTCAAATTAGGAGACTTCATAACCTCTCTTTTGCATAGTGCTAAGGCAAGTGATTACAGCTTTATGGAATTACTTCGCCAACATGataaacaaatggaaaataaaattatccaaACAAGATTTCGCAAGCGTCAGGAAACTTTATTTGCAATGTATAATTCTCCTGATTCACCACTCATTCGACGACAGTCTTTGCAAATCAAGAGGGAGCTTGCAAGCCTTGATGAAACTCTTGtaagaaaaaagtcaatttctgagagaaatgcaaagaaatctacaaaaaaaattgataaaataTATCCAAATAAAAGACACAGTTTTACTGTGATAGAAGATGAGGCTTTGCAACATCTTGAAAGTAATCCATGCATGAATTGCCAAACCAAACCAATGTGCTTTCCAGTACACCAAACAGAGTCTTTCAAACTACCTCTTCCTAATTTTCAGACCAGCTCCGGCTTTCTagttctttcagaaaacagtgctATTGCAGCCAGCCAGGCGAAACTCGCAAAAACACAAGGAGATTTTGCAACCTTAAGAGAGACAGATCAGATTCCTCTAAAGGATGAGAGTAATGGAATCATGGGCAGAACTAAACGTAACATTGTGCCTCCTGGATGGTACTCTGTGTATGTAACGAACAATATTGTGTTTAGAAAGTCATCCAATGCAAAAAAGTCTTTagaaagtttggaaaaaatgaaaataaataaagatgttCATGCTGAAAGATGCAGTGACATAAACATAAGCAAAATTGTGAGAGACACAAATCTGCAAGTTGTTGTAGAACGTTTAGAAGATACAATAAACCTAGCCAGAAAGACTAACAACTCATTGCTGGATAGTTACAAAATaagccaaaaattaaaaaataatgcttatgAACAGGTTATGAACCCAGCTGCTAGAAGAGGCTTACCTTTCACTCTGAGTGAAATGGGATTCACAGGACAAAGCTTCCTTCCACATTCACACGTGCCAAGCAGCAGTAAAATCAAAACTCTGTGTGTGACAACAAACAGACAAGAAATGGTTATAGATCAAGAAATTACTGACAGCCTTTTGAAGTCTCTGACCTTTGATTCATCCAATTCAACTTCCAATAACGCAGACTTGCATACAACTTTTGAAGCCGGGGAGTTCTCATCTCCCTTAAATTACTCTAGTCCTATTAAGCTTATGTTTGTCTCAGAGGTTAATAGTAACGAAGGAGTCAAATATACTTTGACATCTGCAGCTGCATCTTCTAAAGGAAGCGCAgatatttgtttgtttcagggGCACGCAAACACTTCGTTAGACAAACAGGCTGCAGGAGACCTTTCTCATGCAATCTGCATCAAGGATTGTGATTACAGTGAAAACGATACCAAGGAGGAGTCAGGTTGTGTTTATGCGGAAGCAATTACAAGCTCTTGTCTAGTTGGTCAAACTAACTTAAATGACTTGAAACAAAATGATGAAGTTGTGGAGAAATCAACCAGTAGCAGTgaatcagttttaaaaagaaaacctggtAGACCAAAGAAGATAGGTCCTCAAGTTGTTAAGCAGGTTAAGAGACCTATTGGACGgcctccaaaaccaaaaatagaCATGACTGAAAGCACAGAACCTAGACCTGAACTTAGCAGTGACGGTAAAAGTACCAAATCTGATGCAGCAGTAACGGAAGAAgttaacagcaagaaaaatattactgtgacAGTTGTTTTCGGAAGGTCAAGAAGAACTAAGAGACATGTTTCTGAAGGTAATCGAAATGTAATCAGCATTCTGCCCACACAACACATTGATTCTACTTTTGCCAATGACCACAGCAAAGCGAGGCACaatgcagaaactgaaaatgctttgaCTGAAATAGTAAAAGCCTTACAGAATTCTTCCACTGAAAACGAGGTCTCTGGTTATGACTATGTCAGACCTATCAAGAGTAACTTAGCATCGCCACATCCTTGCAGCAATATTATACGGCCAATTAAGAAACCGTTAACCACCATTCGAAAACCTGGTAGGCcagcaaaagtaaaaatctCTGGCATATCAGTGACTGTTAATCGAGTTTCacctcaggaaagaaaagtgagtATTAGCAACTGTTTGCCTCCTTTACAACAGCAGAATgtgttagaaaaaaacataccacaggagagaaaaaatcaACTGTGCAATAATATGGGTCAAGTAAAGAGCACACAGAAAGATTCTAGAGAGGATGGATCAAACAATGTTATTACAACAGTGTCAAGAAAACGCGAAATTCCATTGAGGCATTCTGCTAGAGACAGAAAAccttcactgcattttttacaTTCATTAGCATCTTCTAGTGCATTTACTTGTAGAAGTGCCTTACTACATAAATCTTACAAACTCCATTTGAGAAAAGCtaaagatagaaaagaaaaacataggCAATCAAATCGGAGCACAGCATCCAAAGATACCTCAGAACTGAGAAATtcaggaaatgcaaaaaaggaTCTTAAGGAGGGTGAACTCGGGCCCATTAATGAAGTATCATCGGATCCCATTTTTTCATCGAATCCCTCTCTCAGGTGGTGGGCTACTTCCACTTCAAGTGACACTTTGTTGGAAGAACTAAATAATAGATTTGAACAGATAACTAATACCTGGTTGCGAGTGGGGGGAAATGAGTTTGATAAATGTGTATGTGAAAAAAGGGATCCCGTTGAACAAGACTGTAATACTGAAATGTCAAACCCTTTAGACTCCTGCCTTATAGAACTTGAAACATCAcctataaaaatgctttttcagaaaaagtgtaATATGAATGAACTCTGCACCTGGTTTATGCAAACTACAGAAACACAGTCTCTCTCTCTAGTGAGAAAGGCAAATGCTCGCAATCCTTTAGAAGTAGTTAGTACTAGAGAGATAAAGATGGAAACTAAACAAGCTGATCTTAGTACTTGCCCTTTCagaaagcactttaaaaagtttGCACTATCCTCTCCTTCAAAACCAGCAGGGAAATTACAAATATTACATAACATGGTGAGGTCTCCGGTCTTAAGCATGAAAAGTAATTTCACGTTAGccagattaaaaagaaatgaatttaaGAAGCTACAGCGTGATAGGTGGGGACAAACGAAAAAGCTCTATAATCAGGCTCCTGGAGGCTggaaatcaaaaaagaaaaatttgcagTTCTTTTGCCAAAGCCAGTTGTTTAAAAGTACAAGTGGGGAAACCAGTGATGAAATGCCCAagctccaggaaaaaaatacagtagaaatcCAGCCCACTCAGACTTTGGTAGAATCTCAGAGTAGCCTCTTGCCAACTGAAAATGAAGCCAGAGATGCATTTGTTCAACAGATGATGGGATCTTCTGACTTTAACCCACATCCTGGTTTAGCAAATATACTTAAGTCACATGCAGAGACAAGTGGAACAATTTGTTGCCAACAAAATGTTAGAAAAGAACAAAGCCAAGAtaaactgtttcaaaatactTGGAAAGCCAAAACCTTTAAAGATTGTAggatatttctgagaaaaatcaaCCATATTGAGCAGCACAATTCATTTAAGTTAAATAATGTCATTTATTCTCCCGAAGCTGTTGAAAGTAAAAGCACTCAGGCctatatggaagaaaaaagacatccTCTTTTAAGGTCCCATTCTACTAAGCAAAATGcattaaagaaacaagaaaatgaaatggaaacatCTAAAGGATCTAATTCTTCTAAAGTGACTGAAAGGCTGGATGACCAgtttcacagcagaaaatttATTAGTGATGTAAACCATGATGATAATCCTGCTGGTAATTCTGAAGTTCTTAtcagaataaacaaaagaaaaagtccaCAATGGGAGACCACTGAtacaaatataagaaaaaggCATAAGAGACAATCATGCAGTAGTGGACAAATGGCAACTTATTACCCAAAGTACCAAGTAGGTAAGTTCCTGTTCCCCCCTTCATCTTAA
- the LCORL gene encoding ligand-dependent nuclear receptor corepressor-like protein isoform X2: MEKGTDRMAAAAPAPPAAAAASQCRSPRCTAERRGVRRELDSWRHRLMHCVGFESILEGLYGPRLRRDLSLFEDCEPEELTDWSMDEKCSFCNLHKETVSDRASVIGSSQSTPTEELSSQGQSNTDKIECQAENYLNALFRKKDLPQNCDPNIPLVAQELMKKMIRQFAIEYISKSSKIQENRNGSSFEPSLICKSIQMNQTENSLQEEQDSPLDLTVNRTQEQNTQQGDGVLDLSTKKSARLEEPKYDPLCSENSVSGSSSTADANSEETANLEKGKSTLNKVLESFCSYHWQQTLAMLKFLIQDENVPIVCGCKQTHLVHSETPSSLTEEDVHISFCNCNGHMLTKRCCLQNQRPNTCLPPLSVCIKDFHSLSCQAVAIGCIKTMVNKACSSHKYCAEQLQNCNRHSVKAAACTYSTKDSDLLNSIKNSNRSRSPSPPPLSPVQSKEFESSEGSVIDFPTLDNNKLEISISQPPSLLPAEGSKGEFEYEGKTCRGKETEYSDGTLLSIDQESNNYYINSEKAEKGEHSAIFQDLMDRINEKLKSIDTTDIATNLVKLSSSDRAPENDVKLGDFITSLLHSAKASDYSFMELLRQHDKQMENKIIQTRFRKRQETLFAMYNSPDSPLIRRQSLQIKRELASLDETLVRKKSISERNAKKSTKKIDKIYPNKRHSFTVIEDEALQHLESNPCMNCQTKPMCFPVHQTESFKLPLPNFQTSSGFLVLSENSAIAASQAKLAKTQGDFATLRETDQIPLKDESNGIMGRTKRNIVPPGWYSVYVTNNIVFRKSSNAKKSLESLEKMKINKDVHAERCSDINISKIVRDTNLQVVVERLEDTINLARKTNNSLLDSYKISQKLKNNAYEQVMNPAARRGLPFTLSEMGFTGQSFLPHSHVPSSSKIKTLCVTTNRQEMVIDQEITDSLLKSLTFDSSNSTSNNADLHTTFEAGEFSSPLNYSSPIKLMFVSEVNSNEGVKYTLTSAAASSKGSADICLFQGHANTSLDKQAAGDLSHAICIKDCDYSENDTKEESGCVYAEAITSSCLVGQTNLNDLKQNDEVVEKSTSSSESVLKRKPGRPKKIGPQVVKQVKRPIGRPPKPKIDMTESTEPRPELSSDGKSTKSDAAVTEEVNSKKNITVTVVFGRSRRTKRHVSEGNRNVISILPTQHIDSTFANDHSKARHNAETENALTEIVKALQNSSTENEVSGYDYVRPIKSNLASPHPCSNIIRPIKKPLTTIRKPGRPAKVKISGISVTVNRVSPQERKVSISNCLPPLQQQNVLEKNIPQERKNQLCNNMGQVKSTQKDSREDGSNNVITTVSRKREIPLRHSARDRKPSLHFLHSLASSSAFTCRSALLHKSYKLHLRKAKDRKEKHRQSNRSTASKDTSELRNSGNAKKDLKEGELGPINEVSSDPIFSSNPSLRWWATSTSSDTLLEELNNRFEQITNTWLRVGGNEFDKCVCEKRDPVEQDCNTEMSNPLDSCLIELETSPIKMLFQKKCNMNELCTWFMQTTETQSLSLVRKANARNPLEVVSTREIKMETKQADLSTCPFRKHFKKFALSSPSKPAGKLQILHNMVRSPVLSMKSNFTLARLKRNEFKKLQRDRWGQTKKLYNQAPGGWKSKKKNLQFFCQSQLFKSTSGETSDEMPKLQEKNTVEIQPTQTLVESQSSLLPTENEARDAFVQQMMGSSDFNPHPGLANILKSHAETSGTICCQQNVRKEQSQDKLFQNTWKAKTFKDCRIFLRKINHIEQHNSFKLNNVIYSPEAVESKSTQAYMEEKRHPLLRSHSTKQNALKKQENEMETSKGSNSSKVTERLDDQFHSRKFISDVNHDDNPAGNSEVLIRINKRKSPQWETTDTNIRKRHKRQSCSSGQMATYYPKYQVARYK; encoded by the exons aTCTTCCTCAGAACTGTGATCCTAACATTCCCCTAGTTGCTCaggaattaatgaaaaaaatgatcCGTCAGTTTGCAATTGAGTACATTTCAAAAAGTAGCAAAATTCAAGAGAACAGAAATGGTTCATCGTTTGAACCAAGTCTGATATGTAAAAGTATCCAAATGAACCAAACGGAAAACTCCCTTCAGGAAGAACAGGATAGCCCTCTAGACCTCACTGTGAATCGAACTCAAGAACAGAATACTCAGCAAG GGGATGGAGTGCTAGATCTCTCTACAAAGAAAAGCGCAAGGTTGGAAGAACCAAAATATGATCCATTGTGTTCTGAAAACTCAGTGTCTGG ttcaagCTCAACAGCTGATGCAAATTCAGAGGAAACAGCTaatttggaaaaaggaaaatcaacaTTAAACAAAGTTTTGGAGTCTTTTTGTTCATATCACTGGCAACAGACTTTGGCtatgttaaaatttttaatacaaGATGAAAATGTTCCTATAGTTTGCGGTTGTAAGCAAACACATTTGGTCCACTCTGAAACTCCCAGTTCCCTTACTGAAGAGGATgttcacatttcattttgcaattgCAATGGACATATGCTGACAAAAAGGTGCTGTTTACAAAATCAAAGACCAAACACTTGTTTACCACCTCTGTCTGTTTGTATTAAAGATTTCCATTCTTTGTCATGCCAAGCTGTAGCAATTGGATGTATTAAGACAATGGTGAACAAAGCATGTAGTTCTCATAAGTATTGTGCTGAACAATTGCAAAATTGTAACAGGCAttctgtgaaagcagcagcatgtaCATATTCAACTAAGGACTCTGATCTCTtgaacagcattaaaaattcGAATAGATCTCGCAGCCCATCACCGCCTCCGCTATCACCTGTACAGAGTAAAGAATTTGAATCATCAGAAGGATCAGTTATAGATTTTCCAACTTTAGACAATAACAAGCTTGAAATATCCATCAGCCAGCCTCCGTCCCTCTTGCCAGCTGAAGGAAGCAAAGGAGAATTTGAATATGAAGGTAAAacatgcagaggaaaagagaccGAATATTCAGATGGAACGTTGCTATCAATAGACCAAGAAAGCAACAATTATTATATAAATTCTGAGAAGGCTGAGAAAGGTGAACATTCTGCCATTTTTCAAGATTTAATGGACCGTattaatgaaaagttaaaatcaaTAGACACTACAGATATAGCAACAAATCTTGTAAAACTTTCTAGCAGTGACAGGGCACCAGAAAATGATGTCAAATTAGGAGACTTCATAACCTCTCTTTTGCATAGTGCTAAGGCAAGTGATTACAGCTTTATGGAATTACTTCGCCAACATGataaacaaatggaaaataaaattatccaaACAAGATTTCGCAAGCGTCAGGAAACTTTATTTGCAATGTATAATTCTCCTGATTCACCACTCATTCGACGACAGTCTTTGCAAATCAAGAGGGAGCTTGCAAGCCTTGATGAAACTCTTGtaagaaaaaagtcaatttctgagagaaatgcaaagaaatctacaaaaaaaattgataaaataTATCCAAATAAAAGACACAGTTTTACTGTGATAGAAGATGAGGCTTTGCAACATCTTGAAAGTAATCCATGCATGAATTGCCAAACCAAACCAATGTGCTTTCCAGTACACCAAACAGAGTCTTTCAAACTACCTCTTCCTAATTTTCAGACCAGCTCCGGCTTTCTagttctttcagaaaacagtgctATTGCAGCCAGCCAGGCGAAACTCGCAAAAACACAAGGAGATTTTGCAACCTTAAGAGAGACAGATCAGATTCCTCTAAAGGATGAGAGTAATGGAATCATGGGCAGAACTAAACGTAACATTGTGCCTCCTGGATGGTACTCTGTGTATGTAACGAACAATATTGTGTTTAGAAAGTCATCCAATGCAAAAAAGTCTTTagaaagtttggaaaaaatgaaaataaataaagatgttCATGCTGAAAGATGCAGTGACATAAACATAAGCAAAATTGTGAGAGACACAAATCTGCAAGTTGTTGTAGAACGTTTAGAAGATACAATAAACCTAGCCAGAAAGACTAACAACTCATTGCTGGATAGTTACAAAATaagccaaaaattaaaaaataatgcttatgAACAGGTTATGAACCCAGCTGCTAGAAGAGGCTTACCTTTCACTCTGAGTGAAATGGGATTCACAGGACAAAGCTTCCTTCCACATTCACACGTGCCAAGCAGCAGTAAAATCAAAACTCTGTGTGTGACAACAAACAGACAAGAAATGGTTATAGATCAAGAAATTACTGACAGCCTTTTGAAGTCTCTGACCTTTGATTCATCCAATTCAACTTCCAATAACGCAGACTTGCATACAACTTTTGAAGCCGGGGAGTTCTCATCTCCCTTAAATTACTCTAGTCCTATTAAGCTTATGTTTGTCTCAGAGGTTAATAGTAACGAAGGAGTCAAATATACTTTGACATCTGCAGCTGCATCTTCTAAAGGAAGCGCAgatatttgtttgtttcagggGCACGCAAACACTTCGTTAGACAAACAGGCTGCAGGAGACCTTTCTCATGCAATCTGCATCAAGGATTGTGATTACAGTGAAAACGATACCAAGGAGGAGTCAGGTTGTGTTTATGCGGAAGCAATTACAAGCTCTTGTCTAGTTGGTCAAACTAACTTAAATGACTTGAAACAAAATGATGAAGTTGTGGAGAAATCAACCAGTAGCAGTgaatcagttttaaaaagaaaacctggtAGACCAAAGAAGATAGGTCCTCAAGTTGTTAAGCAGGTTAAGAGACCTATTGGACGgcctccaaaaccaaaaatagaCATGACTGAAAGCACAGAACCTAGACCTGAACTTAGCAGTGACGGTAAAAGTACCAAATCTGATGCAGCAGTAACGGAAGAAgttaacagcaagaaaaatattactgtgacAGTTGTTTTCGGAAGGTCAAGAAGAACTAAGAGACATGTTTCTGAAGGTAATCGAAATGTAATCAGCATTCTGCCCACACAACACATTGATTCTACTTTTGCCAATGACCACAGCAAAGCGAGGCACaatgcagaaactgaaaatgctttgaCTGAAATAGTAAAAGCCTTACAGAATTCTTCCACTGAAAACGAGGTCTCTGGTTATGACTATGTCAGACCTATCAAGAGTAACTTAGCATCGCCACATCCTTGCAGCAATATTATACGGCCAATTAAGAAACCGTTAACCACCATTCGAAAACCTGGTAGGCcagcaaaagtaaaaatctCTGGCATATCAGTGACTGTTAATCGAGTTTCacctcaggaaagaaaagtgagtATTAGCAACTGTTTGCCTCCTTTACAACAGCAGAATgtgttagaaaaaaacataccacaggagagaaaaaatcaACTGTGCAATAATATGGGTCAAGTAAAGAGCACACAGAAAGATTCTAGAGAGGATGGATCAAACAATGTTATTACAACAGTGTCAAGAAAACGCGAAATTCCATTGAGGCATTCTGCTAGAGACAGAAAAccttcactgcattttttacaTTCATTAGCATCTTCTAGTGCATTTACTTGTAGAAGTGCCTTACTACATAAATCTTACAAACTCCATTTGAGAAAAGCtaaagatagaaaagaaaaacataggCAATCAAATCGGAGCACAGCATCCAAAGATACCTCAGAACTGAGAAATtcaggaaatgcaaaaaaggaTCTTAAGGAGGGTGAACTCGGGCCCATTAATGAAGTATCATCGGATCCCATTTTTTCATCGAATCCCTCTCTCAGGTGGTGGGCTACTTCCACTTCAAGTGACACTTTGTTGGAAGAACTAAATAATAGATTTGAACAGATAACTAATACCTGGTTGCGAGTGGGGGGAAATGAGTTTGATAAATGTGTATGTGAAAAAAGGGATCCCGTTGAACAAGACTGTAATACTGAAATGTCAAACCCTTTAGACTCCTGCCTTATAGAACTTGAAACATCAcctataaaaatgctttttcagaaaaagtgtaATATGAATGAACTCTGCACCTGGTTTATGCAAACTACAGAAACACAGTCTCTCTCTCTAGTGAGAAAGGCAAATGCTCGCAATCCTTTAGAAGTAGTTAGTACTAGAGAGATAAAGATGGAAACTAAACAAGCTGATCTTAGTACTTGCCCTTTCagaaagcactttaaaaagtttGCACTATCCTCTCCTTCAAAACCAGCAGGGAAATTACAAATATTACATAACATGGTGAGGTCTCCGGTCTTAAGCATGAAAAGTAATTTCACGTTAGccagattaaaaagaaatgaatttaaGAAGCTACAGCGTGATAGGTGGGGACAAACGAAAAAGCTCTATAATCAGGCTCCTGGAGGCTggaaatcaaaaaagaaaaatttgcagTTCTTTTGCCAAAGCCAGTTGTTTAAAAGTACAAGTGGGGAAACCAGTGATGAAATGCCCAagctccaggaaaaaaatacagtagaaatcCAGCCCACTCAGACTTTGGTAGAATCTCAGAGTAGCCTCTTGCCAACTGAAAATGAAGCCAGAGATGCATTTGTTCAACAGATGATGGGATCTTCTGACTTTAACCCACATCCTGGTTTAGCAAATATACTTAAGTCACATGCAGAGACAAGTGGAACAATTTGTTGCCAACAAAATGTTAGAAAAGAACAAAGCCAAGAtaaactgtttcaaaatactTGGAAAGCCAAAACCTTTAAAGATTGTAggatatttctgagaaaaatcaaCCATATTGAGCAGCACAATTCATTTAAGTTAAATAATGTCATTTATTCTCCCGAAGCTGTTGAAAGTAAAAGCACTCAGGCctatatggaagaaaaaagacatccTCTTTTAAGGTCCCATTCTACTAAGCAAAATGcattaaagaaacaagaaaatgaaatggaaacatCTAAAGGATCTAATTCTTCTAAAGTGACTGAAAGGCTGGATGACCAgtttcacagcagaaaatttATTAGTGATGTAAACCATGATGATAATCCTGCTGGTAATTCTGAAGTTCTTAtcagaataaacaaaagaaaaagtccaCAATGGGAGACCACTGAtacaaatataagaaaaaggCATAAGAGACAATCATGCAGTAGTGGACAAATGGCAACTTATTACCCAAAGTACCAAGTAG